A genomic region of Methyloterricola oryzae contains the following coding sequences:
- the dapB gene encoding 4-hydroxy-tetrahydrodipicolinate reductase, whose protein sequence is MTNQNLIRIGIVGAAGRMGQTLLRAVFNTPGTLLGAAIERKDSPAVGRDAGEIAGLMRLDIPVVDDLAAVIAQLDVLIDFTRPESTLEHVRLCAQHGVRLVIGTTGFTPEQRQTIEQAAQGLAMVLAPNMSVGVNLSLKLLEMAAKVMGDYTDIEIVEAHHRHKVDAPSGTALRMGEVVAKALGRDLADCAVYGREGITGERDRKTIGFSTIRAGDIVGEHTVMFVDEGERIEITHKASSRMTFARGAVRAAQWIMAKEKGLFDMQDVLGLKA, encoded by the coding sequence ATGACAAATCAGAACCTGATCCGTATCGGCATCGTCGGCGCCGCAGGACGCATGGGGCAGACCCTGCTGCGGGCCGTCTTCAACACGCCTGGCACGTTGCTCGGGGCGGCCATCGAGCGCAAGGACAGCCCTGCCGTGGGCCGTGACGCGGGAGAAATCGCTGGCCTGATGCGCCTGGATATTCCGGTGGTGGACGATCTGGCGGCCGTCATCGCGCAGTTGGATGTCCTCATCGACTTCACCCGCCCGGAATCCACCTTGGAGCATGTGCGCCTGTGCGCGCAGCATGGCGTCCGTCTGGTGATCGGCACCACCGGCTTCACGCCGGAGCAGCGCCAGACCATCGAACAGGCCGCGCAAGGCTTGGCCATGGTGCTGGCGCCCAATATGAGCGTGGGGGTCAATCTATCCCTCAAGCTGTTGGAAATGGCGGCCAAGGTCATGGGTGACTACACCGATATCGAGATTGTCGAAGCCCATCACCGCCACAAGGTGGATGCGCCTTCCGGCACCGCCTTGCGCATGGGCGAGGTGGTGGCCAAGGCCCTGGGCCGGGATCTGGCCGACTGCGCGGTCTACGGGCGCGAGGGCATCACCGGCGAGCGTGACCGCAAGACCATCGGCTTCTCCACCATCCGCGCCGGCGACATCGTGGGCGAGCACACGGTGATGTTCGTCGACGAGGGCGAGCGCATCGAAATCACCCACAAGGCGTCCAGCCGCATGACCTTCGCCCGGGGCGCGGTGCGCGCGGCGCAGTGGATCATGGCCAAGGAGAAGGGACTGTTCGACATGCAGGATGTGCTCGGACTGAAGGCTTGA
- the dnaJ gene encoding molecular chaperone DnaJ, giving the protein MAKEDYYELLGVPRNASDSDIKKSFRRLAMKYHPDRNKDNPEAEEKFKKIKEAYEILSDGKKRSAYDQFGHAGVDPSMGGGGGFGGFGGESFSDIFSDVFGDIFGGGGGRRQGRAQRGGDLRYNLDLSLEEAVSGTEVKIRVPTYVTCGECSGSGAKKGSGPVTCTTCHGQGAIRMQQGFFAVQQTCPACRGSGQQIKDPCRACGGQGRVQETKTLSVKIPPGVDVGDRIRLAGEGEAGEAGGPAGDLYVQINVKEHPIFTRDGANLYCEVPISFPTACLGGELAVPTLDGKVMLKIPSETQTGKLFRLRGKGVKPVRGGEIGDLLCRVRVETPVHLTKEQEEIIRKLDESLSGGGSTHSPQAHGWLDGVKQFFDKLGL; this is encoded by the coding sequence ATGGCCAAAGAAGATTATTACGAACTGCTCGGTGTGCCGCGCAACGCGAGCGACAGCGACATCAAGAAGAGCTTTCGCCGGCTCGCGATGAAGTATCATCCGGACCGCAACAAGGACAATCCCGAGGCCGAGGAGAAGTTCAAGAAGATAAAGGAGGCCTATGAGATCCTGTCGGATGGCAAAAAGCGCTCCGCCTACGATCAGTTCGGGCATGCCGGCGTCGATCCCAGCATGGGTGGCGGCGGAGGCTTCGGCGGCTTCGGCGGTGAGAGTTTCAGCGACATCTTCAGCGACGTATTCGGCGACATCTTCGGGGGCGGCGGTGGCCGTCGCCAGGGCCGAGCCCAGCGCGGCGGCGATTTGCGCTACAACCTGGACCTGAGCCTTGAGGAAGCGGTTTCCGGCACCGAGGTGAAGATCCGGGTACCCACCTACGTGACTTGCGGCGAATGCAGCGGCTCCGGCGCCAAGAAGGGTTCGGGGCCGGTCACCTGCACCACCTGTCATGGACAGGGGGCCATCCGCATGCAGCAGGGCTTCTTCGCCGTGCAGCAGACCTGTCCCGCCTGCCGCGGCAGCGGACAGCAGATCAAGGACCCGTGCCGCGCCTGTGGCGGCCAGGGTCGCGTACAAGAGACCAAGACCCTGTCGGTCAAGATACCGCCTGGCGTCGACGTGGGCGACCGCATCCGCCTGGCGGGCGAAGGCGAGGCCGGGGAGGCGGGCGGGCCGGCCGGCGATCTGTATGTGCAGATCAACGTCAAGGAGCATCCCATATTTACCCGCGACGGCGCCAACCTCTACTGCGAGGTGCCCATCAGCTTCCCCACCGCCTGCCTGGGCGGGGAACTCGCTGTGCCTACCTTGGATGGCAAGGTGATGCTGAAAATCCCCTCGGAAACCCAGACCGGCAAGCTGTTCCGCCTGCGCGGCAAGGGTGTCAAGCCGGTGCGTGGCGGCGAGATCGGCGATCTGCTGTGCCGGGTGCGGGTGGAAACGCCGGTGCACCTGACCAAGGAACAGGAAGAGATCATCCGCAAGCTGGACGAATCCCTCAGCGGCGGCGGCAGCACCCATAGTCCGCAGGCCCATGGCTGGCTGGACGGCGTGAAGCAATTCTTCGACAAGTTGGGTCTGTGA
- the carA gene encoding glutamine-hydrolyzing carbamoyl-phosphate synthase small subunit: MKTPALLALEDGTVFRGVSIGADGCSVGEVVFNTSLTGYQEIVTDPSYARQIVTLTYPHIGNVGVNAEDVESSGIFASGLVVRDVPARVSNWRSQQSLGDYLRERGVVGIAGIDTRKLTRILRDKGAQRGCLMAGASLDEAEAVRQAQGFPGLQGMDLAKEVCVSEAYEWTETEWVLDSGYGQAESPRYRVVAYDFGIKRNILRMLAQRGCRLTVVPAQTPAREVLAMKPDGVFLSNGPGDPEPCDYAIAAIREILEQRVPVFGICLGHQLLGLASGARTVKMKFGHHGANHPVQELATGQVMITSQNHGFAVDEASLPAHLKPTHRSLFDGSLQGVERTDCPAFSFQGHPEASPGPHDLAPLFDRFIASMRSGH, from the coding sequence TTGAAGACGCCCGCACTGCTCGCGCTGGAGGACGGTACCGTATTCCGCGGTGTTTCCATTGGCGCTGATGGTTGCTCGGTGGGTGAGGTGGTGTTCAACACCTCCCTGACCGGCTACCAGGAGATCGTGACCGATCCCTCCTATGCCCGCCAGATCGTGACGCTGACCTATCCCCACATCGGGAACGTGGGCGTCAATGCGGAGGACGTGGAGTCTTCCGGCATTTTCGCCTCAGGGCTGGTGGTGCGCGATGTGCCGGCGCGGGTCAGCAACTGGCGCTCGCAGCAGAGCCTGGGCGACTATCTCAGGGAACGGGGCGTGGTCGGCATTGCCGGCATCGACACCCGCAAGCTCACCCGCATCCTGCGCGACAAGGGCGCACAGCGCGGCTGCCTGATGGCTGGCGCGAGCCTGGATGAAGCCGAGGCGGTGCGACAGGCCCAGGGCTTTCCCGGCTTGCAGGGCATGGACCTGGCCAAGGAAGTCTGCGTCAGCGAAGCCTATGAGTGGACCGAGACGGAATGGGTGCTGGACTCAGGCTACGGCCAGGCCGAATCACCCCGTTACCGCGTGGTGGCCTACGACTTCGGCATCAAGCGCAACATACTGCGGATGCTAGCCCAGCGCGGTTGCCGGTTGACAGTGGTGCCGGCGCAAACCCCGGCCCGCGAGGTGCTGGCCATGAAGCCGGACGGCGTATTCCTGTCCAACGGCCCCGGCGATCCGGAACCTTGCGACTACGCCATCGCCGCCATCCGCGAGATTCTGGAGCAGCGCGTCCCGGTGTTCGGCATCTGTTTGGGCCATCAATTGCTGGGCCTGGCCAGCGGCGCCAGGACGGTGAAGATGAAGTTCGGCCACCACGGTGCCAATCATCCCGTGCAGGAACTGGCCACCGGCCAGGTGATGATCACCAGCCAGAACCACGGATTCGCGGTTGATGAGGCCAGCCTTCCGGCCCATCTGAAGCCAACCCATCGTTCCCTGTTCGACGGCAGCTTGCAGGGCGTCGAGCGCACCGATTGTCCGGCCTTCAGCTTCCAGGGGCATCCCGAGGCCAGCCCGGGACCCCACGACCTGGCGCCGCTGTTCGACCGTTTCATCGCCTCCATGCGCTCCGGCCACTAA